One Camelus ferus isolate YT-003-E chromosome 21, BCGSAC_Cfer_1.0, whole genome shotgun sequence genomic region harbors:
- the LOC102516219 gene encoding olfactory receptor 10T2, translating into MKRQNQSMITEFILIGFSNLGDLQILLFFVFLLVYLTTLMANTTIMTVICLDRTLHTPMYFFLFVLSCSETCYTLVIVPNMLTNLLSTSPTISVPACAAQLYFFVGLACTNCFLIAVMGYDRYAAICNPLNYTLIVNRATCTQLVLASSFCGFLVSVVVNILVFSVPFCASNRINNFFCDISPVIKLGCTDTNLKEMVIFFLSILVLLVPFVLIFTSYVFIVSTILKISSVEGQRKAFATCASHLTVVIVHYGCASFIYLRPTSLYSSDKDRLVAVTYMVITPLLNPLVYTLRNKEVKTALRRVLSRYSPPKTV; encoded by the coding sequence ATGAAGAGACAGAACCAGAGCATGATCACCGAGTTCATACTTATAGGCTTCTCAAACCTGGGGGATCTGCAGATccttctcttctttgtcttcctACTGGTCTACCTGACCACACTGATGGCCAATACCACCATCATGACTGTCATTTGTCTGGATCGGACTTTGCACACCCCTATgtacttctttctctttgtcctctCCTGCTCTGAAACCTGCTACACCTTGGTCATCGTACCAAACATGCTGACCAACCTGCTGTCCACAAGTCCGACTATTTCTGTCCCCGCTTGTGCTGCCCAGCTCTATTTCTTTGTGGGCTTGGCTTGTACCAACTGTTTTCTAATTGCTGTGATGGGCTATGACCGCTACGCTGCCATCTGTAACCCTCTCAACTACACACTCATTGTCAACAGAGCCACCTGCACACAGCTGGTTTTAGCCTCAAGCTTCTGTGGTTTCCTGGTCTCTGTGGTTGTCAACATCCTGGTGTTTAGTGTACCTTTCTGTGCCTCCAATCGGATCAACAACTTTTTCTGTGACATTTCCCCTGTCATAAAACTGGGCTGCACAGACACCAACTTGAAGGAGATGGTTATCTTTTTCCTCAGCATCCTGGTGTTGCTGGTTCCCTTTGTGTTGATCTTCACCTCCTATGTCTTCATTGTCTCCACCATCCTTAAGATCTCCTCAGTGGAGGGACAGCGTAAGGCCTTCGCCACCTGTGCCTCCCACCTCACAGTGGTCATTGTCCACTATGGTTGCGCTTCCTTTATCTACTTGAGGCCCACATCCCTTTACTCCTCAGACAAGGACCGGCTTGTGGCAGTGACCTATATGGTGATCACCCCACTACTCAACCCCCTTGTCTACACACTGAGAAATAAAGAAGTGAAGACAGCTCTGAGAAGGGTTCTCAGTAGGTACTCACCTCCCAAAACTGTGTGA
- the LOC102515961 gene encoding olfactory receptor 10K1, which translates to MEWVNETLVREFVFLGFSSLAGLQRLLFVVFLLVYLFTLGTNAVIISTIVLDRALHTPMYFFLAVLSCSETCYTFVIVPKMLVDLLAQKKTISFLGCAIQMFTFLFLGCSHSFLLAAMGYDRYVAICNPLRYTVLMGHGVCVGLVAAACFCGFTVSLVTTSLVFRLPFHSSNQLHHFFCDISPVLKLASHRSRLSQLVIFMLGVFVLVIPLLLIMVSYVRIISAILKIPSTVGRYKAFSTCASHLIVVTVHYGCASFIYLRPKSNYSSSQDTLISVSYTILTPLFNPMIYSLRNKEFKSALRRAIIQTSHPVN; encoded by the coding sequence ATGGAGTGGGTCAATGAGACGCTGGTGAGAGAGTTTGTCTTCCTCGGCTTCTCCTCTCTAGCCGGGCTGCAGCGGCTGCTCTTTGTTGTCTTCCTGCTCGTCTACCTGTTCACTCTGGGCACCAACGCCGTCATCATTTCCACCATTGTGCTGGACAGAGCCCtgcacacccccatgtacttcttccttgCTGTACTCTCCTGCTCTGAGACTTGCTACACCTTCGTCATTGTACCCAAGATGCTGGTGGACCTGCTGGCCCAGAAGAAGACCATCTCCTTCCTGGGCTGTGCCATCCAGATGTTCACCTTCCTCTTCCTAGGCTGCTCCCACTCCTTCCTGCTGGCAGCCATGGGTTATGatcgctacgtggccatctgtaaCCCTCTGCGCTACACGGTGCTCATGGGGCATGGGGTGTGTGTGGGACTAGTGGCTGCTGCCTGTTTCTGTGGCTTCACTGTCTCGTTGGTCACCACCTCGCTGGTATTTCGCCTGCCCTTCCACTCCTCCAACCAGCTCCATCACTTCTTCTGTGACATCTCTCCTGTCCTCAAGCTGGCATCTCATCGTTCTCGCCTCAGTCAGTTGGTCATATTCATGCTCGGTGTGTTTGTCTTGGTTATTCCACTGTTACTTATCATGGTCTCCTATGTCCGCATCATCTCTGCCATTCTAAAAATTCCTTCTACCGTTGGAAGATACAAAGCCTTCTCTACCTGTGCCTCCCATCTCATTGTGGTAACTGTTCATTATGGTTGTGCCTCTTTCATTTACTTAAGGCCCAAATCTAATTACTCTTCAAGTCAAGACACTCTAATATCAGTGTCCTACACCATCCTCACTCCTCTGTTCAATCCGATGATTTACAGTCTAAGAAATAAGGAATTCAAATCAGCCCTTCGAAGAGCAATCATCCAGACTTCACATCCTGTTAATTAA
- the LOC102516472 gene encoding olfactory receptor 10T2 codes for MQVFNRTTVVTQFILVGFSSLQELQLLLFVIFLFLYLTILMANATIMAVIRYSRTLHTPMYGFLFILSLSESCYTFVIIPQLLVHLLSATKTISFMACATQLFFFLGFACTNCFLIAVMGYDRYVAICHPLRYTLIMNKRLGLGLVSLSGVTGFLIALVATNLIRDMPFCGPNRVNHYFCDMAPVIKLACTDTHVKELALFSLSILVIMVPFLSILISYGFIVNTILKIPSAEGKRKAFATCASHLTVVFVHYGCASIIYLRPKSKSASDKDQLVAVTYTVVTPLLNPLVYSLRNQEVKTALKRVLGMPMATKVA; via the coding sequence ATGCAAGTTTTCAACAGAACCACTGTGGTTACACAGTTCATCCTGGTGGGCTTCTCTAGCCTGCAGGAGCTCCAACTGCTACTTtttgtcatctttcttttcctgtacTTGACAATCCTGATGGCCAATGCAACCATAATGGCTGTTATACGTTACAGCAGGACTCTGCACACTCCCATGTATGGTTTCCTATTCATCCTTTCCCTTTCTGAGTCCTGCTACACTTTTGTCATCATCCCTCAGCTGCTGGTCCACCTGCTCTCAGCCACCAAGACTATTTCCTTCATGGCCTGTGCCACCCAGCTCTTCTTCTTCCTTGGCTTTGCCTGCACCAACTGCTTTCTCATTGCTGTGATGGGATATGATCGCTATGTGGCAATCTGCCACCCCCTGAGATACACACTCATCATGAACAAAAGGCTAGGGTTGGGGCTGGTGTCTCTGTCGGGAGTCACGGGCTTCCTTATTGCTTTGGTGGCCACTAACCTCATCCGCGACATGCCTTTCTGTGGCCCCAACAGGGTCAACCACTATTTCTGTGACATGGCACCTGTTATTAAGTTGGCCTGCACAGACACCCATGTAAAAGAATTGGCTCTATTCAGCCTCAGCATCCTGGTAATCATGGTGCCTTTCCTGTCAATTCTCATATCCTATGGCTTCATCGTTAACACCATCCTGAAGATCCCCTCAGCTGAGGGCAAAAGGAAGGCCTTTGCCACCTGTGCCTCACACCTCACTGTGGTCTTTGTCCACTATGGCTGTGCCTCCATCATCTACCTTCGACCCAAATCCAAGTCTGCCTCAGACAAAGACCAGTTGGTGGCAGTGACCTACACTGTGGTTACCCCCCTACTTAATCCTCTAGTCTACAGTCTCAGGAACCAGGAGGTGAAGACTGCACTGAAAAGAGTTCTGGGAATGCCTATGGCAACCAAGGTGGCCtaa